GCGTTGAACGTGTCGCGATTACGGCAAAATTCGATCAGGCTATTGCCGTTTTCGAATAGCTCTTTCGCGATGCGGATAAAAGGTTTGGTGGCATTCTTAGCCATCTGGTACGTATTAATAAGATCGGCGTTGATATCACCCAGTACATAACGGGGATAGTCGGTATTCAGGAATACCGATGCACCGCCGACAAATGGCTCAAACAGGCGATCGCCTTTCGGCAAGTGCGGCAACAAATCAGGAAGGACGCGGGTTTTACCCCCCGCCCATTTGATGAACGGGCGGATCATTTCGGCGCCCTCGCATTGATTACTTGTTCCAAGCGGACAAGCAGCGCTCTCTGCATTTCTGCGGGTGATGATGGTTCGCCAGGCTGATCCAATCCTGCAAAGAAATCCGCAACCTCACTGAATACCAAATCACTTAACGGCTTATGTAGAGTCTTGTCGTACTCCCATTGACCATCATTAGAAATTAGTGCGCCTGCTGAAACCCCCGTTTCTGGATCGCGAAAAACGGCCAGCCCCAGCGGATGCAAAAGCTCTTCATTGATCGTCTGTAACAATCCTCGCGCGCTTATTTCGTTCCAATCAATCCAGTCGTAACCGCCTATTTTTTGCGGGAGCGCCTTTTCATAAGGTAAGTTATTCCAGATGAAAGTAACCAAGCCTGCTTGATTAACTGCGTCATCTAACGCATGGTGTTTGCGCCCATCGAACATGTGGGTGCCGATATTCTTTTCGCGCCCGATATCTTCAATGGCCCTGACATCCCGCTCATTCCAATACTTCCACGGAACATCCGTATCAGTGCACTCAAATGCTAATTTCAGAATGACAAAATCAAAAGACGGGCCTTTCGCCCACACTTTCAGCGTTTCCAATTCATCAGCGTTATCTGTCAGCCAATCACTAAACTGACTAACCGCATCCCAGATCGGCAAGGCATCATCGCTGATTAACTCGGCGCGCGCTTCGGATGGTTGGCGCAACCACCATTTGATAGTGTCGCCATCTGGCACT
This is a stretch of genomic DNA from Brenneria rubrifaciens. It encodes these proteins:
- a CDS encoding DUF7415 domain-containing protein, which encodes MVTFIWNNLPYEKALPQKIGGYDWIDWNEISARGLLQTINEELLHPLGLAVFRDPETGVSAGALISNDGQWEYDKTLHKPLSDLVFSEVADFFAGLDQPGEPSSPAEMQRALLVRLEQVINARAPK